The Erythrobacter sp. SDW2 region GATCGGCCTTGGCGAACTTCTCCGCCAGCGCCTTGTGCGCCGGCGAGGCCTCGCGCCGCATCTGCCGCGCCATATCGTGCAGCGCATCGAGCCGGGACTCGGAGATTTCCCACCCGCGGCCACGCTTCTTGATGGCAGGGGCGGTATCGGCAGTTTCCGAGGGATCGGGGAGCTGGAGGGTTTTGCGGTCAGTCACCCCACACTCCCCTCAAGCGAAATTGCCAGCAGCTTCTGCGCCTCGACGGCAAACTCCATCGGCAGCTCCTTCAGCACGTCCTTGGCGAAGCCGTTGACGATCAGCGCCACGGCCTCTTCTTCCGGCAGGCCACGCTGCATGGCGTAGAACAGCTGGTCGTCGCTGATCTTGCTGGTCGTCGCCTCGTGCTCGATCTGCGCGGTCGGGTTCTTGACCTCGATATAGGGCACGGTATGCGCGCCGCATTTGTCGCCCAGCAGCAGGCTGTCGCACTGGGTGAAGTTGCGGACGTTGTCGGCATTGGGCCCAACCCGCACCAGCCCACGATAGGTGTTGTTCGATTTGCCCGCCGAAATGCCCTTGGAGATGATGGTTGAACGGCTTCCACGCCCGTTGTGGATCATCTTGGTGCCGGTATCGGCCTGCTGGAAGTTGTTGGTCACGGCGACCGAGTAGAACTCGCCCACGCTGTCCTCTCCATTGAGGACGCAGGAGGGATATTTCCACGTCACCGCGCTGCCGGTTTCGACCTGGGTCCAGCTGATCTTGCTGCGCGCGCCCTGGCACAGCCCGCGCTTGGTGACGAAATTATAGATCCCGCCCAGCCCCTCGGCATTGCCGGGGTACCAGTTCTGCACCGTGGAATATTTGATCTCGGCATCGTCGAGCGCGACCAGCTCTACTACCGCGGCGTGGAGCTGGTTCTCGTCGCGCATCGGGGCGGTGCAGCCTTCGAGGTAGCTGACATAGGCGCCCTTCTCGGCAATGATCAGCGTGCGTTCGAACTGGCCGGTGTTCTCGGCATTGATGCGGAAATAGGTGCTGAGCTCCATCGGGCAGCGCACGCCCTCGGGGACATAGACGAACGTACCATCTGAGAAGACCGCGCAATTGAGCGTGGCGAAGAAGTTGTCGTGCTGCGGCACGACCTTGCCGAGCCACTTCTTCACCAGTTCCGGGTATTCCTTGATCGCTTCGCTGATCGAGAGGAAGATCACCCCGGCGCGCTTCAGCTCCTCGCGGAAGGTGGTGGCGACGCTGACGCTGTCGAACACCGCATCGACCGCAACCTTGCGCGCGCCCTCGACCCCGGCGAGCACTTCCTGTTCCGCCACGGGAATGCCGAGCTTGTCGTAGACCGCCTTGATCTCGGGATCGAGCTCGTCGAGGCTCGCCAGCGTCGGCTTCTTCTTGGGCGCAGCGTAGTAGAACGCGTCCTGGTAATCGATCCAGGGGTAGCCGACCTTGGCCCAATTAGGCTCTTCCATCGTCTGCCACAGGCGGAACGCCTTGAGCCGCCATTCGAGCATCCATTCGGGCTCGCCCTTCTTGGCACTGATGAAGCGGACCGTGTCTTCGCTGAGGCCCTTCTCGGCGAATTCGGTCTCGATGTCCGCCGACCAGCCGTGTTCGTACTCGGCGGCCTTGGCGGCTGCTTCCCTAGCTTCGCGGTCTTGGATGTCGATGTCTTCGCTCATGCCACTTCTTCAATTCTTGCCAGCTGGGTCAGCGGGATCGCCGCCAGCGCGCCGCGCAGCGCCTCGTTCACCAGGGGCCAGTGCGGCTTGACGGTGCAATTGTGATCGACCGAGCATTCGGTCCCGTCGACGCAGGCTGTCAGCGCAATCGGGCCTTCGACCGCCTCGACAATGTCAGCCACAGTGATCGCTGCCGCCGGCCTTGCCAGCTGCAATCCGCCGCCAGCCCCGCGGACGGAGCGCAACAGGCCCGCTGCCGTAAGCTTGCTGACCAGCTTCTGCACCGTCGGCACCGGCAGCCCCGTTTCCGCCGCCAGTTCCGCCGCGCTGGTGCGCGCGCCGCCGCAATGACGCGCGGCGGCGCTCATGGTGACCACGGCATAGTCGGCTAGGTTGGAAAGGCGCATATCTAAATCGGACCAATTCGTTCCGATTAGGCAGCTAAGGTCGGTTTCCCGCCATTTCAACGCAAATCCGCTTGTTGCGAGTCGTTAGCATCTGGCTCAGATCGACGGATCGAAATCGACCCCGCCGGCATCTACGATGCGGAAATTGCGCGTGTCGAGCAGCTTGTTGAGGATCGGATTGTCGCCCCCGCCCAGCCGTGATGGGGTGCGACCCACGAAGACCCCGATCTCGCGGATCAGGTGCGACTGGTCGTAGAAATACTCCTGCACCGCTGTCACCTGCTCATCGGTGGTTTCTGGCGACGTCAGGATCGCAGCGGCGCGCACCGCGCGATACTTGCGCTTGAGGGCGCGCGGATTAAGACCGAAATAGCGTTCGACAAGCCGCTGCGTCTGGCGCCTGGAGTAGCTCGACACCGCATAAAGCGCTTCGAGCTCAGGATCGAGCGAAGTGCCGAGCCAATGGACGACCGATTCCACCAGCTGCGCATGGCGGGCGACCACTTTCTTCACATGGGCGGCGATAAAGGCGCAGAGCTCCTCGACCATGGCCGCCTGTTCGATCGCCCCTGCGACATACCGCTGGCGCAGCGATTCAAGCGGAGCCTCGTCCCGGAGCAGTTCCTCGATCGAAAAAATGCGATTGCCGTGCTCGTCCGCCGGCAGTCCGGTCAGCGCGGCCCAGCCGAGCGGCGTCAGCGCAGCGCCCAGCGAGTGGAACCCTTCGGTAAAACGGAACGGGACCGCCATGCTGGTGGGCGATTGCAGCGAAAATGGCGGAATCGGGAAATCAGCGTGGCCATCGATGTCGGCAACGCCGCGCCCCTTCAGGACCAGCAGGATCTTGCCGACATCGGCCGGTTGGATGTCCTGGATGGCCGGTTCATCGCAGCGGAAATGGAACAGCGTCGTGACATAGCGCTGCAGATTGGCAGGCGGATCGAAGTAGTCGATGGCAACACGACCGGGGATGAGGCCGACCGCCCCCTCTCCAGACCTTCGCGGGTTTGCCCCGCCTGTTCCGACCCCCACTTCCATAGAGCGACTATGCGACCTTTTTTTGCCCTGAGCGCCTGTGTGCACATTTTGCCAATATGTCCAATTTTTTACGTCTTTATACCAAGCGCTGCAGGGAACCTGGTCCCGCCGGTCAGGCGGCGGTCGTAGCCCCGAAAAGGTCTATCATGCCATATCCGTCCGGACCCAATGTATCGCTTGTTACGCTACTTTCGGTACCAAGCTTGTTCGGCGTGCGCCCGGTAAACAGCCGAATCTCGCGGATCATGTGTGCCTGGTCGAAGAAGGCGCCGGTTACTTCGTCCTGGTATTGCTGCCGCAGGTCGGGCTGCGAAAGGAAGGTTGCGGCCCTGATCGCGCGATAGCGCCTGACCAGGCGCGCCGGCGGCTTGCCGAAATAGCGTTTGGACAACCGCTGGACCTGCCGTTCCGACAGGCCTGTCTTGGCCAGGAGCTCGGGTAGATCGGGTGAAAAGCTTGAACCGAGCCAAGCGATCATGGCTGCGATGAACTCCGAGTGTGCCGGCAGGATCGGCTGCACAGCCTTGCGCACGATGCCTGCCAGCATTTCGCATGCAGCCTCCGCATCGATGTGCCCTGCTGCGAAGTCCGCACCGGCCTTTTCCAATGCTTCGGCAAGATCGCGCGAGAGCACTTCGGCTGCGTCCATCTTGCGATGTCCGAACTTGTCCACGGGAAGGCCTGCCACGGCGGCCCAGCCTTCTGCTGTGAGCGAAACCCCGCACGCCCGCACCGGTCCGGCCATGGCAAACGGCGCAGCCTCCTGCATCGGAGCGACAAGGAAGGCCGGGCTTGATCGTGCAACTTCGCCAGGCGCGAACTGCATTCGCGCCTCGCCGCTGCCGAAGGCGATCATCTGCGCCGAATAGGCCGGCAGGATATCGTCGAGCCGCGCCTCATCGGTTTCGAACACGAACAGCGTGTTCACATAGGGGGCGAGGTCGGCCGGCGCAGCAATGAAGCGGAAACGGAACTTCGGCTCCATCACTCCCCCTGCTTGGTCTGGCCCTTCTTGGACTGGTCGATCCAGCCCAGGACGTTCTCCTCAAGGATCGAAAGCGGCACCGGGCCACTGCGCAGCACCACATCATGGAAGGCGCGGATATCGAAGTCTTCGCCCAATTCCGCCTGCGCCTTGCCGCGCAATTCCATGATCTTGAGCTTGCCTATCATGTAGGCGGTCGCCTGACCCGGATAGACGACATACCGCTCGATCGCCTTGCGGATATCGCCTTCGGGATTGGGCGTATTGTCGGTGAGATACTGGATCGCTTCCTCGCGGCTCCAGCGCTTGTGGTGGATGCCGGTGTCGACCACCAGCCGGCAGGCACGCCAAAGCTCCATCCCCAACCGACCGAAATCGGAATAGGGATCGGTGTAGAAGCCCA contains the following coding sequences:
- the sufB gene encoding Fe-S cluster assembly protein SufB, translating into MSEDIDIQDREAREAAAKAAEYEHGWSADIETEFAEKGLSEDTVRFISAKKGEPEWMLEWRLKAFRLWQTMEEPNWAKVGYPWIDYQDAFYYAAPKKKPTLASLDELDPEIKAVYDKLGIPVAEQEVLAGVEGARKVAVDAVFDSVSVATTFREELKRAGVIFLSISEAIKEYPELVKKWLGKVVPQHDNFFATLNCAVFSDGTFVYVPEGVRCPMELSTYFRINAENTGQFERTLIIAEKGAYVSYLEGCTAPMRDENQLHAAVVELVALDDAEIKYSTVQNWYPGNAEGLGGIYNFVTKRGLCQGARSKISWTQVETGSAVTWKYPSCVLNGEDSVGEFYSVAVTNNFQQADTGTKMIHNGRGSRSTIISKGISAGKSNNTYRGLVRVGPNADNVRNFTQCDSLLLGDKCGAHTVPYIEVKNPTAQIEHEATTSKISDDQLFYAMQRGLPEEEAVALIVNGFAKDVLKELPMEFAVEAQKLLAISLEGSVG
- a CDS encoding SUF system Fe-S cluster assembly regulator, with translation MRLSNLADYAVVTMSAAARHCGGARTSAAELAAETGLPVPTVQKLVSKLTAAGLLRSVRGAGGGLQLARPAAAITVADIVEAVEGPIALTACVDGTECSVDHNCTVKPHWPLVNEALRGALAAIPLTQLARIEEVA
- a CDS encoding helix-turn-helix domain-containing protein, giving the protein MEVGVGTGGANPRRSGEGAVGLIPGRVAIDYFDPPANLQRYVTTLFHFRCDEPAIQDIQPADVGKILLVLKGRGVADIDGHADFPIPPFSLQSPTSMAVPFRFTEGFHSLGAALTPLGWAALTGLPADEHGNRIFSIEELLRDEAPLESLRQRYVAGAIEQAAMVEELCAFIAAHVKKVVARHAQLVESVVHWLGTSLDPELEALYAVSSYSRRQTQRLVERYFGLNPRALKRKYRAVRAAAILTSPETTDEQVTAVQEYFYDQSHLIREIGVFVGRTPSRLGGGDNPILNKLLDTRNFRIVDAGGVDFDPSI
- a CDS encoding helix-turn-helix domain-containing protein, with protein sequence MEPKFRFRFIAAPADLAPYVNTLFVFETDEARLDDILPAYSAQMIAFGSGEARMQFAPGEVARSSPAFLVAPMQEAAPFAMAGPVRACGVSLTAEGWAAVAGLPVDKFGHRKMDAAEVLSRDLAEALEKAGADFAAGHIDAEAACEMLAGIVRKAVQPILPAHSEFIAAMIAWLGSSFSPDLPELLAKTGLSERQVQRLSKRYFGKPPARLVRRYRAIRAATFLSQPDLRQQYQDEVTGAFFDQAHMIREIRLFTGRTPNKLGTESSVTSDTLGPDGYGMIDLFGATTAA